One window from the genome of Cucumis melo cultivar AY chromosome 12, USDA_Cmelo_AY_1.0, whole genome shotgun sequence encodes:
- the LOC127144245 gene encoding tetrahydroberberine oxidase-like: MKFSSTLIPLSLVFIVVSSASLCASASPQKYQNFLQCLSEHSSKSYPISKVVYTPINSSYSSVLDFSIRNLLFSKPETPKPLLIITPSHVSHIQAAVICSKSHGLQIRTRSGGHDFEGLSYVAYRPFIVVDLINLRSVKVEVENNTAWVESGATLGELYYRIGEKSRTLAFPAGVCPTVGIGGHFSGGGYGLMLRKFGLAADNVIDAYLVDANGKVLDKESMGEDLFWAIRGGGGGSFGIVVAWKIKLVPVPETVTICSTDRNLEEDAIKLIHRWQYVGNKLDENIYLGIILTGGNASTQAGITNPTARFFSLFLGRADELVTTLSTIFPELGLIKQDCVEASWVESTLIIPIGVQPIETLEPLLNRTLTTLDSTKIKSDYITEPIPVAAIKDIWQRLKTQDIETSQLVFVPYGGRMSQISESETPFSHRARYLFKIGYVVGWKDQSLKAKKRHISWLREVYEYMAPFVSKSPRAAYTNYRDLDIGSNNKYGKTSYKRASVWGLKYFGNNFDRLVYVKTKVDPYDFFRHEQSIPTL, encoded by the exons ATGAAGTTCTCTTCAACTTTAATCCCTCTTTCTCTTGTCTTTATTGTTGTTTCTTCAGCTTCATTATGTGCTTCAGCATCTCCccaaaaatatcaaaactttCTTCAATGTCTCTCAGAGCATTCTTCAAAGAGTTATCCCATTTCAAAAGTGGTTTATACTCCAATCAACTCTTCTTATTCTTCTGTTTTGGACTTCTCCATTCGAAACCTCCTATTCTCCAAGCCTGAAACCCCAAAGCCACTCCTTATTATCACTCCCTCACATGTTTCTCACATTCAAGCAGCCGTCATATGCTCCAAGTCTCATGGCTTACAAATCCGAACTCGTAGTGGTGGCCATGACTTCGAGGGTCTTTCTTACGTTGCCTATCGCCCATTTATAGTTGTTGACTTAATAAATCTCAG ATCTGTTAAGGTTGAGGTTGAAAACAACACTGCTTGGGTAGAGTCAGGTGCAACACTAGGTGAACTTTACTATAGAATTGGTGAGAAAAGTCGAACCTTGGCGTTTCCAGCGGGCgtttgcccgacggtcggaatTGGTGGGCACTTCAGTGGCGGTGGATATGGATTGATGCTGAGGAAATTTGGTCTTGCTGCTGACAATGTCATAGATGCTTATTTGGTTGATGCTAATGGGAAGGTTCTAGATAAAGAATCAATGGGAGAGGATTTGTTTTGGGCCATTAGAGGCGGCGGCGGAGGGAGCTTCGGTATTGTAGTGGCATGGAAGATCAAGCTGGTTCCGGTTCCGGAAACAGTGACCATTTGCTCAACAGACAGAAATTTGGAGGAAGATGCAATTAAGCTGATCCATCGTTGGCAATATGTGGGTAACAAATTAGATGAAAATATATACCTTGGCATCATTTTGACTG GTGGTAATGCTTCAACTCAAGCAGGCATAACTAATCCAACAGCTAGAttcttctcattatttcttGGAAGGGCAGATGAACTTGTGACAACTTTATCAACCATTTTTCCTGAGTTAGGTTTAATAAAACAAGATTGTGTTGAAGCGAGTTGGGTTGAATCAACCCTCATTATTCCCATTGGGGTTCAACCGATCGAGACCTTAGAACCTTTACTCAATAGGACACTGACCACCCTCGATAGCACAAAAATCAAATCCGACTACATCACGGAACCTATTCCTGTGGCTGCAATCAAGGACATATGGCAAAGATTAAAGACTCAAGATATAGAAACATCTCAACTCGTATTTGTTCCTTATGGAGGGAGAATGAGTCAAATTTCTGAGTCAGAAACGCCGTTTTCACATAGGGCAAGATATCTATTCAAGATTGGTTATGTTGTAGGGTGGAAGGACCAAAGTTTGAAGGCAAAGAAAAGACACATAAGTTGGTTACGAGAGGTTTATGAGTATATGGCTCCTTTTGTTTCAAAATCACCAAGGGCTGCATATACCAATTATAGAGATCTTGATATCGGAAGTAACAACAAATATGGAAAAACAAGCTACAAACGAGCGAGCGTTTGGGGATTGAAGTATTTTGGAAACAATTTTGATAGATTAGTATATGTTAAAACTAAGGTTGATCCTTATGATTTTTTTAGGCATGAACAAAGTATACCCACCCTCTAA
- the LOC103488652 gene encoding tetrahydroberberine oxidase-like, translating into MKSSSQLTPLFHVLIIVVVSSSPLWVSAFPHEHQNFLHCLPEHSSKSYPISKVVYTPINSSYSSVLNFSIRNFRFSKPETPKPLLIITPSHVSHIQAAVICSKSHGLQIRTRSGGHDYEGLSYVAYRPFIIVDLINIRSISVDIVNNTAWVESGATLGELYYRIGEKSRTLAFPAGICPTVGVGGHFSGGGYGFLLRKYGLAADNVIDAYLVDANGMAHDRESMGEDLFWAIRGGGGGSFGIVVAWKVKLVPVPALVTICSTIKNLEGDAVKVIHQWQYVANKLHEDIFLGIVLTGGNTSTQGGIKKPTATFYSLFLGKVDELVATLSTTFPEFGLIKKDCLEVRWIESTLIIASGVFQTVESLKPLLNRTPSTIDSTKIKSDYIKKPIPKAAIEGIWQRLKAGDIEAPQLVFVPYGARMSQISESETPFSHRAGYLYKIGYMVGWKGQNLKAKNRHISWTRELYEYMTPFVSKSPRTAYVNYRDLDIGSNNKYGKTSYKQASIWGLKYFGNNFKRLVYVKNKVDPHDFFRHEQSIPTL; encoded by the exons ATGAAGTCTTCTTCCCAATTAACCCCTCTTTTTCATGTACTCATTATTgttgttgtatcttcatctcCATTATGGGTTTCAGCATTTCCCCATGAACATCAAAACTTTCTTCACTGTCTTCCAGAGCATTCTTCAAAGAGTTATCCCATTTCCAAAGTGGTTTATACTCCAATCAACTCTTCTTATTCTTCTGTTTTGAACTTCTCCATTCGAAACTTCCGATTCTCAAAGCCTGAAACCCCAAAGCCACTCCTTATTATCACTCCCTCACATGTTTCTCACATTCAGGCAGCTGTCATATGCTCCAAATCCCATGGCTTACAAATCCGAACTCGAAGTGGTGGCCATGACTACGAGGGTCTTTCTTACGTTGCCTATCGCCCATTTATCATCGTTGACCTAATAAATATCAG ATCCATTTCTGTTGACATTGTAAACAATACTGCATGGGTTGAGTCCGGTGCAACCCTAGGCGAACTTTACTATAGAATTGGCGAGAAAAGTCGAACCTTGGCATTTCCAGCGGGTATTTGTCCAACAGTTGGCGTCGGTGGCCATTTCAGCGGCGGTGGATATGGCTTCCTGCTGAGGAAATATGGACTTGCTGCTGATAATGTGATAGATGCTTATTTGGTTGATGCAAATGGGATGGCTCATGACAGGGAATCGATGGGAGAGGATTTGTTTTGGGCCATTAGAGGCGGCGGCGGGGGGAGCTTTGGAATTGTGGTGGCCTGGAAGGTCAAGCTGGTTCCGGTTCCGGCCCTGGTAACGATTTGCTCTACTATAAAAAATTTGGAGGGTGATGCAGTTAAGGTGATCCATCAGTGGCAATATGTGGCTAACAAATTACATGAAGATATATTCCTTGGCATCGTTTTGACTG GTGGAAATACTTCAACTCAAGGAGGCATAAAGAAGCCAACAGCAACATTCTACTCATTATTTCTTGGAAAGGTAGATGAACTTGTGGCAACTTTATCAACAACATTTCCTGAGTTTGgtttaataaaaaaagattgtcTCGAAGTGAGATGGATCGAATCAACCCTCATAATTGCCTCTGGAGTATTTCAAACCGTCGAATCATTAAAACCTTTACTCAATAGAACACCCTCCACTATTGATAGCACAAAAATCAAATCAGACTACATCAAGAAGCCCATCCCCAAGGCAGCAATTGAGGGCATATGGCAAAGATTAAAAGCTGGTGATATAGAAGCACCACAACTCGTTTTTGTACCTTATGGGGCGAGAATGAGTCAAATTTCTGAATCAGAAACTCCATTTTCGCATAGAGCTGGATATTTATACAAGATTGGGTACATGGTAGGTTGGAAGGGACAAAATTTAAAGGCAAAAAATAGGCATATAAGTTGGACAAGAGAGCTTTATGAGTACATGACTCCTTTTGTTTCAAAATCACCAAGGACTGCATATGTTAATTATAGAGATCTTGATATTGGAAGTAACAACAAATATGGAAAAACAAGCTATAAGCAAGCAAGCATTTGGGGGTTGAAGTATTTTGGGAACAATTTTAAGAGATTGGTATATgttaaaaataaggtcgatcCTCATGATTTCTTTAGGCATGAACAAAGTATACCTACCCTCTAG